The proteins below are encoded in one region of Vespula pensylvanica isolate Volc-1 chromosome 4, ASM1446617v1, whole genome shotgun sequence:
- the LOC122628943 gene encoding uncharacterized protein LOC122628943 → MSIRDIKVPNVYSNENEIKNENFIYNDLLVRALVQLFPREERSLIHLWLEKLKSTHTDNVEKLSNRNNYMWLLLFVLQNGNLIEPFDEPPPVDELPPISDIMPAQMIEELISLPDINFPQSDWTSSDTNVMDMKETYSTGMPPHKFLEYQPCPVNGISCYFSIFSRSS, encoded by the exons atgTCTATTCGAGATATTAAGGTCCCAAACGTATACTCcaacgaaaatgaaataaagaacgagAATTTTATCTACAACGATTTGCTCGTAAGAGCATTAGTCCAATTATTCCCACGAGAAg AAAGATCACTCATACATCTATGGCTGGAAAAATTAAAGAGTACACATACGGATAATGTGGAGAAGCTTTccaatcgtaataattatatgtggTTATTACTCTTTGTTTTACAAAATGGTAACTTAATCGAGCCATTTGATGAACCACCACCTGTCGACGAATTGCCCCCAATCTCCGACATCATG CCGGCGCAAATGATTGAAGAATTGATATCGTTGCCGGACATAAATTTCCCTCAAAGTGACTGGACCAGTTCTGATACGAATGTAATGGATATGAAGGAAACTTATTCTACTGGTATGCCACCTCACAAGTTTCTGGAATATCAACCATGTCCTGTCAATGGAATATCCTgctatttttcgatatttagcAGATCTTCTTAA
- the LOC122628942 gene encoding synaptic vesicle glycoprotein 2B-like isoform X3, producing MNAKREDVKSADSGPADFERAICSSGYGKFNYLLLLAVLPASCASIFSSSSTAYVLPSAECDLELTMLDKGLLNSMSFAGMISTNFLWGFMADTFGRKRIMFYGYMLTGLITLATCFSHTSWLLILFKFFEGSIISGPYAALMSYLAEVHDENHRSRTYMWLGVFFSLGNISLPCIAWLIIPQKWNWSLLHGFVEIKSWRVFLAICSLPAFLACITIFFFPESPRFLLLKGRREEALEIFKKIYSINTGKPADTYLVKDLEDEYSIKSSGDKWKEKILSSWEQIKPLFLPPNVFNLIVISLIQLGATIGSNSLRLWMPQLFSLIESYKVSHVLKDQMGSQPSFCYMLNSPEKSNDNVTVIVNSTAEAVVACVSTELNSTVFVNSIVIALTGVIGYTLAGTLITVVGKKKLMAICFLVAASCCGSLYWADDTNGILGLSSVFVAMSSIGGATVVNIIVDNFPTCLRTMAVSTAMTIGRCGAVIGNLLFPVLFGLSCLGPFVMIGSACLFAAALVILLPQKPSTNKKPKEII from the exons ATGAATGCTAAAC GTGAGGACGTGAAGTCTGCGGATTCCGGACCAGCAGATTTTGAACGTGCGATATGTTCATCAG GTTATGGAAagttcaattatttattactgcTGGCTGTACTGCCGGCCAGTTGTGCCAGCATATTCTCATCTTCATCGACAGCCTATGTTCTACCATCAGCCGAATGTGATCTTGAACTCACCATGCTTGACAAGGGTCTACTCAATTCCATGTCCTTTGCAG GTATGATCAGTACTAACTTCTTATGGGGATTCATGGCCGATACGTTTGGACGCAAAAGGATAATGTTTTACGGATATATGCTCACCGGTCTCATCACATTGGCTACGTGTTTCTCGCACACATCCTGGCTACTAATACTTTTCAAGTTTTTCGAAGGATCGAT CATATCCGGTCCTTATGCAGCGTTGATGTCTTATCTGGCAGAAGTACATGATGAAAACCATCGTTCACGTACTTACATGTGGTTGGGTGTTTTCTTCTCACTTGGAAACATTTCTTTGCCGT gCATAGCATGGTTAATTATACCACAAAAATGGAATTGGAGTCTTTTGCATGGTTTCGTTGAAATCAAATCGTGGAGAGTCTTTCTGGCGATTTGCTCTCTTCCAGCTTTTCTGGCATGTAtaacaatctttttctttcctgaaAGTCcacgatttcttttattgaaaGGTCGTCGCGAGGAAGCTCTCGAAatctttaagaaaatatattcaatcaaCACTGGAAAACCAGCAGATACTTATTTG GTAAAGGACTTAGAGGACGAATATTCCATAAAATCATCAGGTgataaatggaaagagaagatattATCATCTTGGGAACAGATTAAACCTCTGTTCTTACCTCCAAACGTGTTTAATCTCATAGTTATATCTTTGATACAACTTGGTGCAACGATAGG ATCGAATTCTTTGAGATTATGGATGCCACAATTATTCTCTCTGATAGAAAGTTACAAAGTCAGTCACGTATTAAAAGATCAAATGGGTTCTCAACCATCCTTCTGCTACATGCTGAACAGTCCAGAAAAGAGCAATGATAACGTTACAGTAATTGTGAACTCTACTGCCGAGGCCGTCGTCGCGTGTGTTTcg acAGAACTAAATTCGACAGTCTTCGTTAATTCTATAGTCATTGCTCTTACTGGTGTCATTGGCTACACTTTGGCTGGCACGCTGATAACTGTTGttgggaagaaaaaattaatgg cAATATGTTTCCTCGTGGCAGCGTCTTGTTGTGGATCTCTTTATTGGGCGGATGATACAAATGGAATATTGGGATTATCATCGGTATTTGTAGCAATGTCGAGCATCGGTGGTGCCACAGTAGTCAATATCATCGTCGACAATTTTCCAACTTGTCTTAG AACTATGGCAGTTAGTACAGCCATGACGATCGGAAGATGTGGTGCAGTGATCGGTAATCTTTTGTTCCCAGTTTTGTTCGGTCTTTCTTGTTTAGGACCGTTCGTTATGATCGGTTCGGCTTGTTTGT tCGCTGCTGCATTGGTCATCCTATTACCTCAGAAACCTTCGACAAACAAAAAACCAAAggaaatcatttaa
- the LOC122628942 gene encoding synaptic vesicle glycoprotein 2B-like isoform X2 produces MTSVVQPKGEDVKSADSGPADFERAICSSGYGKFNYLLLLAVLPASCASIFSSSSTAYVLPSAECDLELTMLDKGLLNSMSFAGMISTNFLWGFMADTFGRKRIMFYGYMLTGLITLATCFSHTSWLLILFKFFEGSIISGPYAALMSYLAEVHDENHRSRTYMWLGVFFSLGNISLPCIAWLIIPQKWNWSLLHGFVEIKSWRVFLAICSLPAFLACITIFFFPESPRFLLLKGRREEALEIFKKIYSINTGKPADTYLVKDLEDEYSIKSSGDKWKEKILSSWEQIKPLFLPPNVFNLIVISLIQLGATIGSNSLRLWMPQLFSLIESYKVSHVLKDQMGSQPSFCYMLNSPEKSNDNVTVIVNSTAEAVVACVSTELNSTVFVNSIVIALTGVIGYTLAGTLITVVGKKKLMAICFLVAASCCGSLYWADDTNGILGLSSVFVAMSSIGGATVVNIIVDNFPTCLRTMAVSTAMTIGRCGAVIGNLLFPVLFGLSCLGPFVMIGSACLFAAALVILLPQKPSTNKKPKEII; encoded by the exons ATGACTTCGGTGGTGCAGCCCAAAG GTGAGGACGTGAAGTCTGCGGATTCCGGACCAGCAGATTTTGAACGTGCGATATGTTCATCAG GTTATGGAAagttcaattatttattactgcTGGCTGTACTGCCGGCCAGTTGTGCCAGCATATTCTCATCTTCATCGACAGCCTATGTTCTACCATCAGCCGAATGTGATCTTGAACTCACCATGCTTGACAAGGGTCTACTCAATTCCATGTCCTTTGCAG GTATGATCAGTACTAACTTCTTATGGGGATTCATGGCCGATACGTTTGGACGCAAAAGGATAATGTTTTACGGATATATGCTCACCGGTCTCATCACATTGGCTACGTGTTTCTCGCACACATCCTGGCTACTAATACTTTTCAAGTTTTTCGAAGGATCGAT CATATCCGGTCCTTATGCAGCGTTGATGTCTTATCTGGCAGAAGTACATGATGAAAACCATCGTTCACGTACTTACATGTGGTTGGGTGTTTTCTTCTCACTTGGAAACATTTCTTTGCCGT gCATAGCATGGTTAATTATACCACAAAAATGGAATTGGAGTCTTTTGCATGGTTTCGTTGAAATCAAATCGTGGAGAGTCTTTCTGGCGATTTGCTCTCTTCCAGCTTTTCTGGCATGTAtaacaatctttttctttcctgaaAGTCcacgatttcttttattgaaaGGTCGTCGCGAGGAAGCTCTCGAAatctttaagaaaatatattcaatcaaCACTGGAAAACCAGCAGATACTTATTTG GTAAAGGACTTAGAGGACGAATATTCCATAAAATCATCAGGTgataaatggaaagagaagatattATCATCTTGGGAACAGATTAAACCTCTGTTCTTACCTCCAAACGTGTTTAATCTCATAGTTATATCTTTGATACAACTTGGTGCAACGATAGG ATCGAATTCTTTGAGATTATGGATGCCACAATTATTCTCTCTGATAGAAAGTTACAAAGTCAGTCACGTATTAAAAGATCAAATGGGTTCTCAACCATCCTTCTGCTACATGCTGAACAGTCCAGAAAAGAGCAATGATAACGTTACAGTAATTGTGAACTCTACTGCCGAGGCCGTCGTCGCGTGTGTTTcg acAGAACTAAATTCGACAGTCTTCGTTAATTCTATAGTCATTGCTCTTACTGGTGTCATTGGCTACACTTTGGCTGGCACGCTGATAACTGTTGttgggaagaaaaaattaatgg cAATATGTTTCCTCGTGGCAGCGTCTTGTTGTGGATCTCTTTATTGGGCGGATGATACAAATGGAATATTGGGATTATCATCGGTATTTGTAGCAATGTCGAGCATCGGTGGTGCCACAGTAGTCAATATCATCGTCGACAATTTTCCAACTTGTCTTAG AACTATGGCAGTTAGTACAGCCATGACGATCGGAAGATGTGGTGCAGTGATCGGTAATCTTTTGTTCCCAGTTTTGTTCGGTCTTTCTTGTTTAGGACCGTTCGTTATGATCGGTTCGGCTTGTTTGT tCGCTGCTGCATTGGTCATCCTATTACCTCAGAAACCTTCGACAAACAAAAAACCAAAggaaatcatttaa
- the LOC122628942 gene encoding synaptic vesicle glycoprotein 2B-like isoform X4 gives MIVNGEDVKSADSGPADFERAICSSGYGKFNYLLLLAVLPASCASIFSSSSTAYVLPSAECDLELTMLDKGLLNSMSFAGMISTNFLWGFMADTFGRKRIMFYGYMLTGLITLATCFSHTSWLLILFKFFEGSIISGPYAALMSYLAEVHDENHRSRTYMWLGVFFSLGNISLPCIAWLIIPQKWNWSLLHGFVEIKSWRVFLAICSLPAFLACITIFFFPESPRFLLLKGRREEALEIFKKIYSINTGKPADTYLVKDLEDEYSIKSSGDKWKEKILSSWEQIKPLFLPPNVFNLIVISLIQLGATIGSNSLRLWMPQLFSLIESYKVSHVLKDQMGSQPSFCYMLNSPEKSNDNVTVIVNSTAEAVVACVSTELNSTVFVNSIVIALTGVIGYTLAGTLITVVGKKKLMAICFLVAASCCGSLYWADDTNGILGLSSVFVAMSSIGGATVVNIIVDNFPTCLRTMAVSTAMTIGRCGAVIGNLLFPVLFGLSCLGPFVMIGSACLFAAALVILLPQKPSTNKKPKEII, from the exons ATGATTGTTAACG GTGAGGACGTGAAGTCTGCGGATTCCGGACCAGCAGATTTTGAACGTGCGATATGTTCATCAG GTTATGGAAagttcaattatttattactgcTGGCTGTACTGCCGGCCAGTTGTGCCAGCATATTCTCATCTTCATCGACAGCCTATGTTCTACCATCAGCCGAATGTGATCTTGAACTCACCATGCTTGACAAGGGTCTACTCAATTCCATGTCCTTTGCAG GTATGATCAGTACTAACTTCTTATGGGGATTCATGGCCGATACGTTTGGACGCAAAAGGATAATGTTTTACGGATATATGCTCACCGGTCTCATCACATTGGCTACGTGTTTCTCGCACACATCCTGGCTACTAATACTTTTCAAGTTTTTCGAAGGATCGAT CATATCCGGTCCTTATGCAGCGTTGATGTCTTATCTGGCAGAAGTACATGATGAAAACCATCGTTCACGTACTTACATGTGGTTGGGTGTTTTCTTCTCACTTGGAAACATTTCTTTGCCGT gCATAGCATGGTTAATTATACCACAAAAATGGAATTGGAGTCTTTTGCATGGTTTCGTTGAAATCAAATCGTGGAGAGTCTTTCTGGCGATTTGCTCTCTTCCAGCTTTTCTGGCATGTAtaacaatctttttctttcctgaaAGTCcacgatttcttttattgaaaGGTCGTCGCGAGGAAGCTCTCGAAatctttaagaaaatatattcaatcaaCACTGGAAAACCAGCAGATACTTATTTG GTAAAGGACTTAGAGGACGAATATTCCATAAAATCATCAGGTgataaatggaaagagaagatattATCATCTTGGGAACAGATTAAACCTCTGTTCTTACCTCCAAACGTGTTTAATCTCATAGTTATATCTTTGATACAACTTGGTGCAACGATAGG ATCGAATTCTTTGAGATTATGGATGCCACAATTATTCTCTCTGATAGAAAGTTACAAAGTCAGTCACGTATTAAAAGATCAAATGGGTTCTCAACCATCCTTCTGCTACATGCTGAACAGTCCAGAAAAGAGCAATGATAACGTTACAGTAATTGTGAACTCTACTGCCGAGGCCGTCGTCGCGTGTGTTTcg acAGAACTAAATTCGACAGTCTTCGTTAATTCTATAGTCATTGCTCTTACTGGTGTCATTGGCTACACTTTGGCTGGCACGCTGATAACTGTTGttgggaagaaaaaattaatgg cAATATGTTTCCTCGTGGCAGCGTCTTGTTGTGGATCTCTTTATTGGGCGGATGATACAAATGGAATATTGGGATTATCATCGGTATTTGTAGCAATGTCGAGCATCGGTGGTGCCACAGTAGTCAATATCATCGTCGACAATTTTCCAACTTGTCTTAG AACTATGGCAGTTAGTACAGCCATGACGATCGGAAGATGTGGTGCAGTGATCGGTAATCTTTTGTTCCCAGTTTTGTTCGGTCTTTCTTGTTTAGGACCGTTCGTTATGATCGGTTCGGCTTGTTTGT tCGCTGCTGCATTGGTCATCCTATTACCTCAGAAACCTTCGACAAACAAAAAACCAAAggaaatcatttaa
- the LOC122628942 gene encoding synaptic vesicle glycoprotein 2B-like isoform X1, translated as MVFKRILQMFSTFYYKRMRRSEDVKSADSGPADFERAICSSGYGKFNYLLLLAVLPASCASIFSSSSTAYVLPSAECDLELTMLDKGLLNSMSFAGMISTNFLWGFMADTFGRKRIMFYGYMLTGLITLATCFSHTSWLLILFKFFEGSIISGPYAALMSYLAEVHDENHRSRTYMWLGVFFSLGNISLPCIAWLIIPQKWNWSLLHGFVEIKSWRVFLAICSLPAFLACITIFFFPESPRFLLLKGRREEALEIFKKIYSINTGKPADTYLVKDLEDEYSIKSSGDKWKEKILSSWEQIKPLFLPPNVFNLIVISLIQLGATIGSNSLRLWMPQLFSLIESYKVSHVLKDQMGSQPSFCYMLNSPEKSNDNVTVIVNSTAEAVVACVSTELNSTVFVNSIVIALTGVIGYTLAGTLITVVGKKKLMAICFLVAASCCGSLYWADDTNGILGLSSVFVAMSSIGGATVVNIIVDNFPTCLRTMAVSTAMTIGRCGAVIGNLLFPVLFGLSCLGPFVMIGSACLFAAALVILLPQKPSTNKKPKEII; from the exons ATGGTTTTCAAACGGATTCTCCAAATGTTCTCGACATTTTATTACAAACGCATGCGTCGTA GTGAGGACGTGAAGTCTGCGGATTCCGGACCAGCAGATTTTGAACGTGCGATATGTTCATCAG GTTATGGAAagttcaattatttattactgcTGGCTGTACTGCCGGCCAGTTGTGCCAGCATATTCTCATCTTCATCGACAGCCTATGTTCTACCATCAGCCGAATGTGATCTTGAACTCACCATGCTTGACAAGGGTCTACTCAATTCCATGTCCTTTGCAG GTATGATCAGTACTAACTTCTTATGGGGATTCATGGCCGATACGTTTGGACGCAAAAGGATAATGTTTTACGGATATATGCTCACCGGTCTCATCACATTGGCTACGTGTTTCTCGCACACATCCTGGCTACTAATACTTTTCAAGTTTTTCGAAGGATCGAT CATATCCGGTCCTTATGCAGCGTTGATGTCTTATCTGGCAGAAGTACATGATGAAAACCATCGTTCACGTACTTACATGTGGTTGGGTGTTTTCTTCTCACTTGGAAACATTTCTTTGCCGT gCATAGCATGGTTAATTATACCACAAAAATGGAATTGGAGTCTTTTGCATGGTTTCGTTGAAATCAAATCGTGGAGAGTCTTTCTGGCGATTTGCTCTCTTCCAGCTTTTCTGGCATGTAtaacaatctttttctttcctgaaAGTCcacgatttcttttattgaaaGGTCGTCGCGAGGAAGCTCTCGAAatctttaagaaaatatattcaatcaaCACTGGAAAACCAGCAGATACTTATTTG GTAAAGGACTTAGAGGACGAATATTCCATAAAATCATCAGGTgataaatggaaagagaagatattATCATCTTGGGAACAGATTAAACCTCTGTTCTTACCTCCAAACGTGTTTAATCTCATAGTTATATCTTTGATACAACTTGGTGCAACGATAGG ATCGAATTCTTTGAGATTATGGATGCCACAATTATTCTCTCTGATAGAAAGTTACAAAGTCAGTCACGTATTAAAAGATCAAATGGGTTCTCAACCATCCTTCTGCTACATGCTGAACAGTCCAGAAAAGAGCAATGATAACGTTACAGTAATTGTGAACTCTACTGCCGAGGCCGTCGTCGCGTGTGTTTcg acAGAACTAAATTCGACAGTCTTCGTTAATTCTATAGTCATTGCTCTTACTGGTGTCATTGGCTACACTTTGGCTGGCACGCTGATAACTGTTGttgggaagaaaaaattaatgg cAATATGTTTCCTCGTGGCAGCGTCTTGTTGTGGATCTCTTTATTGGGCGGATGATACAAATGGAATATTGGGATTATCATCGGTATTTGTAGCAATGTCGAGCATCGGTGGTGCCACAGTAGTCAATATCATCGTCGACAATTTTCCAACTTGTCTTAG AACTATGGCAGTTAGTACAGCCATGACGATCGGAAGATGTGGTGCAGTGATCGGTAATCTTTTGTTCCCAGTTTTGTTCGGTCTTTCTTGTTTAGGACCGTTCGTTATGATCGGTTCGGCTTGTTTGT tCGCTGCTGCATTGGTCATCCTATTACCTCAGAAACCTTCGACAAACAAAAAACCAAAggaaatcatttaa